Within the Bacillus pumilus genome, the region ATAGGGCCAGCGTCTTTTTTTAGTTCATGATCATCTTGTTTTAATAAAACCACTCATGTACTGGGATGTATTGTAATCGTTGAGGTCAATTTTCCACTGACCATCCCCATTACGTTTCATTTTCACTTCGTATTCAGTCGGGCTGGAGACTGGGGGAAGCTTCTCGAATTCAGATGCTTACAAGTTTAAGCTTTTCTTATACAATTCTTCTTTAGAGCCGATCTTGCCGTTGTAAAACTCGTCTCTTTGTTTGTCTAGTTTGTCTTTTAAGTTAGTAGCATCAATGCCTGTTACTTGAGCGACAACCTTCGCCTCGTCATTAGAGATGGTTTTTACACTTGTTTCTACTTTGGTTTTATCCTTCATGGTGTCTTGAATCCGTTTGTACATCGACAGAATATCACGGTCACTTACTTCATTGCCGTACATGCCGGCGGTTCTTTTGAAGTCTTTTACGAACATATCGTGGTATTTATTCACGACATCGGATTGATTGTCGCCCGTTAAATCTGCAAATTGATCGTTCTTTTTGTCAAACACAATGATATCCGTATAAGCGGATAGCGCTTTTGCAGGGTTATCCAGCTTTTTTGCTGTATCCAATATTTTGTTTCCATCTAGGCTGATTTCGATCGAATCACTGTTTTTCTTGATGCTGTCTTGGTACACGAACTGATATTTCTTCCCTTTGTCTACTAGGAAATAAAGAGCACCTGATTGTGATTTTCCTTTGTTCAATGAACCAAGGTCAAGACGGTCTTTACTGCCGTAAAATTTTAAATCAGATACTTTGGCATCGTCCTGATAAAGGGAGAAGTCAGAGCTATATAATGAGAGAGCTTTGTCGCCTTTGTTTGTAATCGTCAGGTTGACTTTTAGCACCAATTCATTGTCTCTTAGCGTAGTTGATGAGTCTTCTGGTAACGTATATTCGTAGCTATCGACTTTTACCTCTGCTGTTTTTGTTGATTTTTGATCAGCGTTGCTTGATTTTGCTGAGCTCTGGCAAGCTGCAGAGATGATCATCACGAATGAAATCATGAGGAGTGCGCTTATTTTTTTAAGATTCACAGTTAATGCTCCTTTGCTTTTCTTTCGTCATTTCATTCCCGCTATCTGACTATGAGAAAAGAAACAGATAGGATGGTATATTCGGGTGTTACAGGGAAAATCTCCTTATGACGATTTGCACTTTTCATTCTATCGAAATTTAATCATGCTGAGGAATAGGTTTTAGTCCCTATCTTTGAAAGAAATTGACACAAAAATCATTAATGAAAGGAAATTTGTAAGTCTAATATACCAGTCAATAAGAATTAATTTGTAGATTTATTATCTGTTTTAAATGTTTTTTAGGTAAAAATCTTGAAATGAGGGTTTTGCTGCTTCAGAGAGCAGGATACTTGAATGTTGAAAAGGAATCGTGGGAAAATAAGGATGATTAAGCAGATAAGGGAGATGAGCTTTTGAAAAAGGTAACGCTTGGACGAACTAATTTACAGGTGAATCCGATAGGGCTTGGTACGAATGCGGTGGGTGGACATAATTTGTTCCCGAACCTGAGTGAAGATGCCGGACGAGAGCTTGTGGAGACAGCTCTTGATCAAGGTGTCAATTTCTTAGATTCTGCTTTTATTTATGGGCTGGGCCGTTCAGAGGAATTGATTGGTGAGATTATTGCCAAAAGAGGCGGTAGAGAAAACCTTGTCCTTGCGACAAAAGGGGCTCATAAAGAAGTAAACGGACAAATTGAATTGGATAACAGCCGAGACTTTTTAAGAGAGCAGGTCGAAAATAGCCTGAAACGACTGAAAACAGATTATATTGATTTATACTATATGCATTTCCCGGACGGCCGGACGCCGCTGGAAGAAGTAGCAGGCACATTAAAGGAATTGAAGGATGAAGGGAAAATCAGGGCGATTGGTGCATCTAACCTTGATTTTGAACAGCTTCAAGCCTTTAATCGAGATGGCTACTTAGATGTGCTTCAGTCGGAATATTCTTTGCTGAAACGTGAGGCAGAAAAGGATCTTCTCCCTTACTGCGTCGAGCATCGTATTTCCTTTATTCCTTATTTCCCGTTGGCGTCAGGTTTGTTGACTGGTAAATTTACGAAGGATGCGACATTTGATGATATTCGAGCAAAAGATCCGCTTTTCCAAGGTGAGGCGTTCCTTCAAAATCTCGAAAAAGTAGACAAGCTAAAGGCAATTGCACAATCTAAGAACGCTGAAACGGCACACGTCGCACTCGCTTGGCTTCTAGCACAGGACGGCATCGACGCCATTATTCCAGGTGCAAAACGAGCTGAGCAAGTTCAGCAAAACCTCAAAACAAACGACGTTCAATTAACAAAAGAAGAAATCAATCAAATTGACCAGATTTTCTCTTAATAAAAAAGGTGCTTAGCTGCACCTTTTTTTATGTCGTGAGGGGGATTTTGATGACAAGTCGCAAATATGGAGAACGGTAAGTGAAATCAAGAGTACCGTCTGCCTTTTTAACAAGCTGATGAATGATATACGTCCCCATTCCTTGATGATCGCCGCCTTTTGTCGAGCGTCCAAAGTTTTTGAACAAATGGTCTAACACGTGTTTTTCCATTCCTTTTGTGCTGTTTTCACAATGGATTAAAAAGAGCCCGCTTCGAATAGAGGTCGCAATCGAGATGCTGCCCTCTTTCCCTGCTTGCTTCGCTTCAATCGCTGCGTCTAGAGCATTATCAAGCAAGTTTCCAGTAAAACTAACCTGATCCGCCTTAGAAAAAGGAAGCGATGAAAAAGGTGCTTGAAGGTCTAGAGAAAGGGCAATGTCCTCTTTTTCAGCCCGTTGAAAAAAGGAATGCAGAGTTGAGGCCAAATAGGCATTTTCTCCTTTCATCCAAGGGAAATGTTTGACGTATTGCTGAATCAAATCCTTGATTTCATGCTCTTCGTTCGACGCGGAAAAGGCATTTAAATGTCTAGCTGTTTCATGATGTTTACTGCGCAGCTCAAGCAACAATTCATTGGTTCTTGATTCTGCGTTGATCAGCTCTTGAAGCCGCCCATTTAATCGTCTCTCCGTTTGCATCATCTTCAATGAAAGGATATCTGCTGTCATGATGATCACAAAAACCAAAAGAGAGCTCCATCCATTTCCTTGCGTCAGAAAAAGGGAAAGACCTGCACAGGTAAAGAGCACAAAAGCACCCAACATTACATAACCACTTACATGAGGCAAAAACCTTTTGTATATGAAAAATGTATAAAGACCAATCACACAAAAAGTGAGGAGCCACAGCACTCCTGATGATTGAGGCAGAAAAGCTTCAGCTACTGCATGAAACGCAAGACCTAGCCATATGAGAGCAAATATGCGGAATCCAAGATAGAAAGCGTTCACGTTCGTTCTCCTTAAAAATAATATTTCTTAAAGTATTCTAATTGCTGCTTTGTCATCATGGCTTTTTTATCAGTACCTTCAAAAGACACGATAAATGAATTTTTGGCATACGCCGAGAAGTTCTTAATGTAATGTATATTGATGATAAACGATCGGTGAGAGCGGATAAAATCTTTTTCAGCTAGATCGCCCTTTAACTCGTTTAGTGTCTGATATGTCTGGATATCTCCTGTTGTTGTGACAATGGTGGTTGACCGGCCTGTTCGCTCAACAAAAATGACATCTTTCTTTTGCAGCACGTGAATATCTGACTGCTGCTTAATGAGAAGCCGTCCATGTATGCTTTTCTCCTGCTTGGTGGACATGTAGCGCTCTAAGGATTTGGCAATTCGATCAGCTTGGTAGGGCTTCATAATATAATCATGAACATTTAAATCAAACGCATGGACCGCATATCCGCTGTTTCCTGTCACAAAGACAACATCGACATTCAGTGCATGAGAGTGAATGAGATCCGCTAATTCATAACCGGACATTCCAGGCATTTCAATGTCTGCGAACAACAGATCAATATCTCCTTTTTTGACCTTCTCGTATGCATCCTCTGCTGACTGCGTGACAAAGACAATCTCCACAGCCTCCATTCTGCCTACAATGGCATGCAGCTTTTCTAAATCTACTCGGTAATCGTCAACGAGACCTACTTTTATCATAAAAATCACCTATGACTCTTCTTATTATTTGTCTATTTTACCATTTGTTTTTTTAAAATAGATCATTTCAAGACAGAAAAAGGACGTTTCGCGACATTTTTATGTCAAGCAAGCGTCATTTTTTCTATCATAGACTTAGAAAGTTGAAAGGGGCGAATCACATGATTACTCTCAGCGATTGCAGTTGCTGGTTTAAAGATAAGAAAAAGGTCGTAAAAGCGATGAAGCATATGACATTCTCCGTGAAGGAAGGGGAAGTCGTTGGCATCCTAGGAGAAAATGGAGCAGGGAAAACCACCTTATTACGCGCCGTTGCCACATTATTAGAACCTACGCACGGATCAATCACTGTCGCAGGCTTTGATACAGTGAAAGAGTCAACAGAAGTGAAAAAGCGAATTGGTGTCTTGTTTGGCGGTGAGACGGGGCTTTACGATCGGTTGACGGCACGAGAAAACCTTGAATACTTTGGCAAATTGTATGGCTTAGATCAGCATGAAATCAAAGCAAGAATAGAGGATTTGGCAAAGCGTTTTGGGATGAGACAATACATGGATCGCAAGGTGAAAGGATTCTCAAGAGGAATGAAACAAAAAGTGGCGATTGCCAGAACCTTGATTCATGATCCTGACATTATTTTATTTGATGAGCCGACAACAGGCTTGGATATCACATCAAGTAATATTTTCAGAGACTTTATTCATCAACTCAAACAGCAAAATAAAACCATCCTTTTTTCAAGCCACATCATGGAAGAAGTCAGCCAGCTTTGTGACAGTGTGATGATGATTCATCAAGGAGAGCTTGTATATAAAGGGACACTTCCAGAATTATATACACAGGAACAAAGTGATGACTTGAACTATATCTTTATGTCGAAGCTCGCTAGGGGGATTTCATAATGTGGAAAACCGTATTTAAAAAAGAAATGACAGATGCGCTGAGGGATCGAAAAACGTTGCTCTTAACCGTGCTGATTCCTCTTTTGACGATGCTTGGACTGGTGTTCTTTTATGAAAGCATGATTGCAGATCCAGGGGATAAAGCCTATACAGTTGCCATCAATGAACAGCTTCCAGCCGAAATGAACCAAATGATCAAAGAGGTCAAAAACCTAAACCTTGAAACATTTGATGATCCGCAGCAAGCCGTCAAGGATGGGGAGGCAAATGCTTACCTAGAAATGCCGAAAGAAGCAGGTGATATGCTTCAGCATCAAAAGCCATTCGCCATTAAAATTCATGGTTATACGACAGATGATAATTCGGTGATCACGGTTCAAATGCTGCAATCATTGCTGGAACAATATCAAAACCAAGTAGTCGAGAAGCGTTTAGCAGCGGATCAAATCGATACGTCCGTTATTCATCCGTTTGAAGTGCAGTCCGTTGATGTAGAAGAAGGTGATGAAGGGGAAAACGGAGTGACCGCTATGCTGTTGTCGATTCTCCTTCCAATGATTTTGGTGACCTCCGTCATCTCAGGTGCTTTGCCAGCTGCGCTTGATATTGTAGCGGGTGAAAAAGACCGAAAATCCATTGAAGCGTTGTTCCTGACGCCTGCAAGCAGACTCCAAATTCTCATCGGAAAATGGCTGGCTGTCTCCATGTTCGGGATTTTAAGTGGAATTGTAGCGATCGGCATGCTGCTTTTATCCACACTGCTCTTTACAGAAAAGCTAAAACAAGCACTGAACTTTGGTGATCAAATGTGGAGCATTATCGCCGTCATGTTTGCGGCGCTCATCATCTTCTCCTTCATGGTATCGATGATTGAACTGCTACTCAGTGTCGTTTCAAGCTCAGTAAAAGAAGCACAATCGTACATGTCCATGATCATTACATTAGGTGTGATCCCAATGTTCTTTACCATGAGAGCAGGTGCTACGCAGCTAGATACGTATTACTTTGCGGTCCCATTCCTTAATATTCACGCGCTTTGTAAGCAATTGATGTTTGGCATCATCGATCCGATGGCCGTCACTCTAACACTCGGCTCCTCAGCTCTCGCAGTCGTCATCTTGTTTGTCATCGTGAGAAGCTTGTTTATGAAAGAAAAGTGGATGCTTGCAAAATAAAGAAAGTAAAAACTTGTAGATTTTATCTGCAAGTTTTTTTATATCCAGAGATTTATTTAAAAGAGATTCACAATCGGGTGAAAGGAATGTCATAATGTTACATTATTATCCTAATTTATTTAAAGAGGTGATTCGTTTATGTTTGATCAAACAGAAGACGATGATGTGCTAGAGCTATGTAATATTTATGCTCAACAAACACACCATTTTGAAGCGTTTATTTTGGGAAACAGGAAAGGATTATTGGAATTAAGAAAAGCGATAGATGAGGCATTAGAAACGGGTAGTTCCGTTGCACATTTATATCCATCTGATTTTGAAGGATATGAAACGTATGTTGCTTTAGTAGACGATGAGCAAAAGTTTGAGAAATTAATGGATCCTTATGTAGAGGAATATGCACAAGAGGAGGATGCGGTTGATCCGGTTGAGGTGATAAAAGAGTATGGAGCTGTAAAAGGAAATCCTTCATCATAGACCCGTAAACGATAAGAAAAAACCCCCGGCATCGGGGGTTTTTCATTAGTTCTTAATGAACTTTTCAACTAATGAGCTTGTTTTGTAATCGTTCAAATCAAGTTTCCATTGGTCGATGTCATTTTTCTTCATGTTGACTTCTACTGTTTCTTCAGAAGATGAAGGTCCTAATTTTTTGAACTCTTCTGGGTAGATCGAGAGTAAGTATTTTTGAGCTTCATCGTAAGAAGCTGAACGGTTTTTGCTGTAGAACTCAGTCGCTTTCTCTTTTAGACGATCGACAAGCGGGCTTGCATCAATTGGTGTAAGAGTTACAGTCACAACAGCTTTATCACCACTGATGGCTTTTGTTTTTGTTGAGACTTTTGATTTTTCAGCTAATGTTTCTTTTACAGCTTTTAAAAGCTTATCAAGGTTTTCGTCCTTTGCTGAGCTAGAAGAAATACCTGATGATGTGATGTAGCCTTGTTTGAATGATTTATCAAATTGGTTTACAACAGTTGATTTGTTATCACCTGTTAGTTTTTCGAACTCGTCGTTATTCTTACCAAAAATCATGACATCAATATAAGAAGAAAGGGCTTTTGCAGATGCTTGAAGTGTATCTGCTTTTTTCATTAAGTCTTTACCTTTAATATCGAATTCTAGTGTTTTGTCATCTTTTTTAGAACCACTACCTGGCTCATTGTACACAAGCTGATAGTCTTTTTCTTTATCAACAACAAAGAAAAGACCGCCTTTTGATACTTTTCCTGCATTTAGAGAGCTAGAAGATAATACTTCGTTGTAATCATCTGGTGAGATCGTAGACACTTGTGAGTCATCTTGGTAAAGCGTGAAGTTGCTTTTATCAACATTTAGAGGCTCTTTGCTGATATTTTTTACAGATACGTTCACTTTTAGTACATACTGATCATCCTGTACAGATGTATCGTATTGAGGTG harbors:
- a CDS encoding aldo/keto reductase; this translates as MKKVTLGRTNLQVNPIGLGTNAVGGHNLFPNLSEDAGRELVETALDQGVNFLDSAFIYGLGRSEELIGEIIAKRGGRENLVLATKGAHKEVNGQIELDNSRDFLREQVENSLKRLKTDYIDLYYMHFPDGRTPLEEVAGTLKELKDEGKIRAIGASNLDFEQLQAFNRDGYLDVLQSEYSLLKREAEKDLLPYCVEHRISFIPYFPLASGLLTGKFTKDATFDDIRAKDPLFQGEAFLQNLEKVDKLKAIAQSKNAETAHVALAWLLAQDGIDAIIPGAKRAEQVQQNLKTNDVQLTKEEINQIDQIFS
- a CDS encoding sensor histidine kinase encodes the protein MNAFYLGFRIFALIWLGLAFHAVAEAFLPQSSGVLWLLTFCVIGLYTFFIYKRFLPHVSGYVMLGAFVLFTCAGLSLFLTQGNGWSSLLVFVIIMTADILSLKMMQTERRLNGRLQELINAESRTNELLLELRSKHHETARHLNAFSASNEEHEIKDLIQQYVKHFPWMKGENAYLASTLHSFFQRAEKEDIALSLDLQAPFSSLPFSKADQVSFTGNLLDNALDAAIEAKQAGKEGSISIATSIRSGLFLIHCENSTKGMEKHVLDHLFKNFGRSTKGGDHQGMGTYIIHQLVKKADGTLDFTYRSPYLRLVIKIPLTT
- a CDS encoding LytR/AlgR family response regulator transcription factor produces the protein MIKVGLVDDYRVDLEKLHAIVGRMEAVEIVFVTQSAEDAYEKVKKGDIDLLFADIEMPGMSGYELADLIHSHALNVDVVFVTGNSGYAVHAFDLNVHDYIMKPYQADRIAKSLERYMSTKQEKSIHGRLLIKQQSDIHVLQKKDVIFVERTGRSTTIVTTTGDIQTYQTLNELKGDLAEKDFIRSHRSFIINIHYIKNFSAYAKNSFIVSFEGTDKKAMMTKQQLEYFKKYYF
- a CDS encoding ATP-binding cassette domain-containing protein, with the translated sequence MITLSDCSCWFKDKKKVVKAMKHMTFSVKEGEVVGILGENGAGKTTLLRAVATLLEPTHGSITVAGFDTVKESTEVKKRIGVLFGGETGLYDRLTARENLEYFGKLYGLDQHEIKARIEDLAKRFGMRQYMDRKVKGFSRGMKQKVAIARTLIHDPDIILFDEPTTGLDITSSNIFRDFIHQLKQQNKTILFSSHIMEEVSQLCDSVMMIHQGELVYKGTLPELYTQEQSDDLNYIFMSKLARGIS
- a CDS encoding ABC transporter permease, giving the protein MWKTVFKKEMTDALRDRKTLLLTVLIPLLTMLGLVFFYESMIADPGDKAYTVAINEQLPAEMNQMIKEVKNLNLETFDDPQQAVKDGEANAYLEMPKEAGDMLQHQKPFAIKIHGYTTDDNSVITVQMLQSLLEQYQNQVVEKRLAADQIDTSVIHPFEVQSVDVEEGDEGENGVTAMLLSILLPMILVTSVISGALPAALDIVAGEKDRKSIEALFLTPASRLQILIGKWLAVSMFGILSGIVAIGMLLLSTLLFTEKLKQALNFGDQMWSIIAVMFAALIIFSFMVSMIELLLSVVSSSVKEAQSYMSMIITLGVIPMFFTMRAGATQLDTYYFAVPFLNIHALCKQLMFGIIDPMAVTLTLGSSALAVVILFVIVRSLFMKEKWMLAK
- a CDS encoding DUF4352 domain-containing protein — translated: MFKKKLSLFLLILCVTVVAAACSGGKEKSAAKEKDTKSLDSAEVKVESAEYTLPPQYDTSVQDDQYVLKVNVSVKNISKEPLNVDKSNFTLYQDDSQVSTISPDDYNEVLSSSSLNAGKVSKGGLFFVVDKEKDYQLVYNEPGSGSKKDDKTLEFDIKGKDLMKKADTLQASAKALSSYIDVMIFGKNNDEFEKLTGDNKSTVVNQFDKSFKQGYITSSGISSSSAKDENLDKLLKAVKETLAEKSKVSTKTKAISGDKAVVTVTLTPIDASPLVDRLKEKATEFYSKNRSASYDEAQKYLLSIYPEEFKKLGPSSSEETVEVNMKKNDIDQWKLDLNDYKTSSLVEKFIKN